The DNA sequence CTTTCATTAGAGTGATGCGTTTTAAACTCAACAGCAATGGCGCCTAACTGTTCAAATGCATGAGAAAGCAGCAGTAACTTACACTGCGAATTCACGGCGGTTCTTTGGTATGACTTAGAATACCATGTATAGCCGATTTCAACCCGTTTATTCAGCGAATCTGCATGACAAAAGCGACTACATCCGATGATCTGTCCCGTTTCTTGCAGCCCCACAACAAAGGCGAGCGCTTCCCCCTTTTCTTTATCTCTAAGAGCTTTATCAATATAGGCATCAATCGTCTCAGCGCTAGGCACGGATGTGAACCATAACTTCCAAAGTTCGCCGTCCGAAGCTGCTTCAATCAGAGCTTCACGGTCCCCCCACTCCAACGGCCGTAGATAAATCATTCCTGTATTTAACGTTACATCAGTCAGCCATGTTTCATTCATCACTCAACTCATTCTATTCTAATTTATAAAGCCCACAAGGTAGAAAGTGTATCCATAGAGGTCTAGAAAGTCTATGGTATGAAAATAGTAAAATTTCATCTGTTGTTGAATTTTAGCTTTACAGGCTAGCGCAATCATCAGTACAACACTGCACAATACGCGATCCAAAGGGAAGGGAGAAACCTCATGGGTGAAGAAACTCAAAAATCAAAAATGAAGCCCGCAGGCTGTTTTCTTCTCATTATTGTTGCTGTGCTTATTGTTATGTTTGCTGCACGCATCTGGTGGGAACAAGACCCTATGGGTCCCATGCGCCTTGCTTTTGGTATTAAAACCAAGATCAAAGACGAGGCCTCAGCCCATACCCCTGAGTATCATAAGGATTCAGCATGGTTAGTAAAACCAGCCCTTATTCACCCCACCGCATCATTCAGAGTTGATGGGGCAGAAGGCCGCTCTCCTGAGGCCTCTGTTGATGTTTTTTATATTCATCCGACCAGTGGCTTTGCAAATGATCGCTGGAATGCCGCCTATGACGATGCAAAAGCGACTGCCCGTTCTAACAGTTTGGCTATCAAATCCCATCTGACGGCCTTTAACCAAGAAGCCAGATTGTTTGCCCCCAAATACCGCCAAGCTAACTTTGGGGCTTTCTTTGATACATCTGGACAAAATCTTCAGGCCTTTATGTTGGCTTATAGTGATGTAGTCAAAGCCTTTGATTATTACATCACCAATCTGAATGAGGGGCGGCCATTCTTCATCGCAGCCCACAGTCAAGGGTCAATGCATGCCATCCCTCTTCTAATGCAACGCCTGAAAGGTACAGATGCTGGCAAGAGAATGATCGCGGCCTACCTTGTGGGCTGGCCTGTCAGCGTTGAGGCGGATATTCCCGCCTTAGGTTTTAATGCCTGTGAACGCGCAGAAGACACAAATTGCATTATAAGCTGGCAAACTTTTGGAATGGACGGCAATGCAGATATGTTGACTGCTTATATGAAAAGCACCCCAGGCTTCACTGG is a window from the Temperatibacter marinus genome containing:
- a CDS encoding GNAT family N-acetyltransferase, whose amino-acid sequence is MMNETWLTDVTLNTGMIYLRPLEWGDREALIEAASDGELWKLWFTSVPSAETIDAYIDKALRDKEKGEALAFVVGLQETGQIIGCSRFCHADSLNKRVEIGYTWYSKSYQRTAVNSQCKLLLLSHAFEQLGAIAVEFKTHHSNERSQTAIMRLGAKHDGILRQHQKLADGSYRDTYVYSILNREWPDVKARLALKTDLAS
- a CDS encoding DUF3089 domain-containing protein, translated to MGEETQKSKMKPAGCFLLIIVAVLIVMFAARIWWEQDPMGPMRLAFGIKTKIKDEASAHTPEYHKDSAWLVKPALIHPTASFRVDGAEGRSPEASVDVFYIHPTSGFANDRWNAAYDDAKATARSNSLAIKSHLTAFNQEARLFAPKYRQANFGAFFDTSGQNLQAFMLAYSDVVKAFDYYITNLNEGRPFFIAAHSQGSMHAIPLLMQRLKGTDAGKRMIAAYLVGWPVSVEADIPALGFNACERAEDTNCIISWQTFGMDGNADMLTAYMKSTPGFTGKPRAGTSMLCTNPLTWTVGGTASSNDHKGAIDMYVDTTPIPAVSKDRFGAQCDKNGALFLDRQLKGNVWEQYQMSGLNMHAYDYNLFYMNLIDNIEQRKKAWFLRTQTQSD